tagttttgttttgtttctttttgtttcgttgttttgtttggggtttatagtgcagtgttgagcttggaagatgcgggaactcgcgccttgttcataccatCACCATGGAGCATgctttttctgtgagtagtgacacacatatcatcatccctccaaacttattttcgaacttatgttctgtaataagtttgggggaggggggtgagagtagatatgtgtatcacttttatctttttgttagctttattattttatcctgcttggtttgtggtgtgtgtttgttttgtttttgagatgattattgctccattagatttctggtgagatgccaatgatgatttctgtgaaaaaaaaaattggaatttgattttctttgatgatttgagcatattgaaactaatttgcataattttagagtgattttgaccttaacttttagacgttgaataaacctgtgagattttgagctatatctgtttatcatacacagtttattctttgttgtgagttttgtcattgcatgtggtgatcttctagaacttgccatggtttctgtgtcgaggttgctgttgtgcccaggattaggagatgattttaggccatcttttgctagccacattattatcccaaacactgtccttgaaaaaattatcctttgttatccactttgagcctatttagcttttattctttagctggatgatagggggtgatgaagtatatgagAATCTttatgtggtgaatattcatagtgggttgtgaagaagaagagatgattttgtgttactatttactcttatgagctctagaaaagttgtgaaaacaaaagaaaaaaaattgtcgaggaagaaaaaaaaaagaaaaaaaaaagtgtgaagtcgagtgtactttgagatatttgttagaaaatcgactttttgcttgttggaaataaatggagagcataaaagagtgtttagttctgttttgtgatgattaaatcccttgagttgtgttgattatggtgatatagttgggtggaagatggaatttattccatacttgctttgtgaagttataaggttggtgttcttaatttatttgagtcacttagcctatatttccctaccttaaccaatgtccctacattataacccaaagaaaaagacctttctgatcttagtcctggcacacttttagcgatggagattgtagacgattggcaagcctatggtaagagatctgcattgcattgaattcgatgagagcatacacgtcctatatattccatcaaattgagagttgagtgatacacataccttgtgagattcaattgtttggaatgtcaaggttgttTTTGCTAtaagttgtgtttattggtgatttttgtgcttaattattgaggatttgagaattctatcattcttattctttcggaggcatcgatgaactagatttcttacccattcgtgttattgattttattcttcccattattcgaggacgaacaatggcttaagtttgggggagttgataacactcatgtttccatggtttttagtgttcatatgatgttattttataggaaactgagtgttggatgattgttttatgcttaatttgctttatcttttgaaacatgattcttattCGAACTTtcaaggaaatttcaggtttattgagttcgaatttggaaaacttatctgaaatagaagttgtagattgtctcgatacgagttcgtgagcgtaaacggatcataaatcggagttcggacgagaaaatTATGACCAAAACatgaaagtcgcgcgcagcagcgaaacggcggcgaccccgcggcgaccgggcggcgaccgccgcctgaagAAGGAAAATTGTGCAGCAGCCGGCaacccagccggcgaccgccgcgcagcccgccgagaaatcggcgtggctggcgatcaggcggcgcccgccgCGTAATGAAGGAAAAACGTGAAGAatccggcgaccgccgggtgcCCGCCGTGCGATCGCTGTCAGCCCGCCTTTTTACGTTTTATTTCGTTTTtaaagtccttttcgagctcaaactctgtagttttaccctgacactatatataggtcttccttgtacctattcagggttcccagctttagtttttcagttcccaactttcatatttcagttttatagctttagaactttttagctttccagttttcaaggcttggatcaagattgaagattcaagtcgctacaatcgtttcaattcggtttttatacaattcgtttttacaattgcgttcaatttaattatgtttatgtttgattttattatgtctggctagtcttttaatctgaacctagggtttgtacatagctaattaattatgtgtttttgatttattgatatcaatttgccttccaacttatgcttcatgattcctggtgcttaatctcttgtgaattatctgatcaatgatttacatgtttagctgttcagtttgagtcttgaatgcgataattgtttaactgattcaggaatgcatgatatagtgttagccttgagtcttgaatgcgataggtgaagctataggaagctattctttatgtgctattgggagttaatttattccttggagtcttgaatgtgaaaagggattaattaatctacgttcataggtggtcgttagagacgcttgtggataatatagtgatctttcatcagggttggattaaaattggtaattgaatcaataggttgaatgcatgtagttgattggtgaaaatacatccctagggtcagagttttccatatttgaatttatctacgtatttttattagtttctatttgcgttttaatttacgtcaaccaatctctacctttcgttgcctgaatattactatagtttaattaggattacttagagtaattcgttataatagtctctgtggatacgatactcggttactgattttgtgctgcaattgcaccgtgttagttgcggtaatttgttgctaataatttagtgatcacgtaccctataatttttgaaaatttgtatcCCCGCATccgaatcgtatcgctcccgcacccgcccctCGCACCTGTGCAACATAGCATGTCACCTATTATCATAATCGTGTTCTCGGTCGACACATGCGtcatttgtttgtttatttataaagAGCTACACACTCACGTGCGCACTTGACATTTCTGTGTGTGCTTTCCCACTATTAATCAAGTTAGACACTATTTTAGTGTACACATAAAAGGAAActcttattaattattttagtatctttttatttttattggcAACGATTGTCGTGTAAGATCGTAAATTAGATCACGACAGTATGTCAAGAAGGGAGAAAGGTTACCTACTTCATTATAATGATGCACACTAGTTCTATAACTAATTTGATTAGCAGTTGTGATGAAAAAGGtgctccatttttttttcaatattttgttAAACTATTTAACTTTATTGCGATATTGATGATGCCAAATATATcttcaataattttaattttgagaaaCTTTTTTCAACTGAAACTACAGTAACATATGCATAGTCAACAAGATCTTATAATTAAGCTATTGCAATATTTGGATAATAATTTGCAATTtcacaaattcaaaaatttcgATAGCTGACATTATCTTATAtggcaatgtcatttgtaatatttttaattcagtaaataaatcatcaagtcaatattgaatattttatcatgAGTACTAAAAACATATTTCAAATTAACACAAGAATGTCTTAATTTTCACTATCCAAAGATTTAAAGTTTTCGAATCAAACAAAAAACCAAATATATGATCAAATGATTTCATTTCTTCAAATCTACATTTTAAAGAAGCAATGGTCATGTCCACGACAACTACAAAATACTCAATTCTGAATGACTCTTCGGGTGATAATGAAACTTCAGCACTTTCTCCCtcatcaaattatttttttccaagTAATATGACGTTTTGTTAAAAATATTGGCTCTATATTCATCTTAGGTGCAAGACTCCTAGCAATAGTCAAACTTGTATCACAACCTTcattcttatatttttcaaaaaatgatactccctccgtccacgaaatgagtacccatatttcctttttcgtccgtccacgaaatgagtaccaatttccctttttggcaagtgtacccacacatctatttaattaatacactcaaaaagtgggactcttaaactattcacactacactccatacatttcttaaaacccgtgccgtccacaaatgggtactcatttcgtggacggagggagtattagaccttttaattattttatgataGAGTCAATgcacatatttttttctttcaatgcccataataataatagtactacattacaaaataaattttaagcccataataacaataataaatataagaagaagtaaaaaaaaattagcctTAAAAAATGATGGGCCCTGGGATCGTCCCCCATATTGGCCCGCCCTTAAAGACGGCCCTGCCCATAAAGCTATAGTCTACGTTCATTTTCCACTAGCTTATGtatctatatatttttaatttttttttgaagaaatatATCTTTAAATTTCTAACCACGCATGGTTGTTTTTTTCAATCATGTAAGTATGTAACATAAATATTGAATAATGTGGAAGGCTGGGTCATCCCATCCCACCTAGTCGAGGTGAAAATCGCGTTAGGTCCATTCAATACCGGTCAAACTAATTTTGACACAATTATAGTAAAATTGAAATTTGTGACTTTTAAcaataacaaatatatatattagatactTCAAAAGAGGACCTTTTAACTCTTACACTTGTTTATTAATACTTGATGACATGAGAATAACATGAAGTACAAGGGATATTGCAATGTCCCTTGTACTTAATGTTATTTAAATACAAGGGACATTTTCATAAACTTGATTATTTAATACAATACTTGTTGACAATTGCATGCATGAATTATACATCTTCACACAACTAACACATAAAACCATACGTaaaaaatcaagaattgatTTTGCGGCAATTATTCCTGATTTCGCCGTGTGCACCAAGAAGAGGACTAATCCTTCCCATCTTAACCATAGATTTGGCAAAATGGTGGAAGAAAAGAGCCTCATTCTCAGCATAGCTCTTCACCAAATCCACGGTTTTCCTGACGTTCCCGGTGAGCAAGACTTCATCTGAAGTGAGAAGCCCTCTGCCCTCCAACAAGAGCTTGAAGTAGGTGTTGTCGAATCTCCGTGGGGACGAGAAGTCGAGAGGCGACACGTTACTGTCGCCTCCGACTTTAGGGCAGACCGTCTTGAGGCCGTTGTAGTAGCTCCTCTCCAGCGTCACATCCGCTTTGTTGTACAGCCTCTGCTTGAACGTCGCGCATCTCGCCACGCCTATCGTGTGCCCTCCTGCATATTTTTCATCTACTTCAccatatttctttatttttaatccCACTTTTCATTATACACAAAAAAACCATCATGGCCTATCATTAATTAACTCGTTACCCATTATTTCTTAAACATGCATGTGGTAAGTGAATAAGAgcaaaattaaagaattatttAGTGAAAAAATGAAAGGGCCGGGGAGTATAAGTAACCGGAAAGAGCAACGAGATCTTGCTCGTGGAGGCCCTGACGCTTAAACTTTGCTACGAGTGCTTGGACGGTGGAGTTGGGGGCGGGAATGTCGGAGTTGGCTTTGGTGAGGTTTGCCGTTCTTGAATCCCTCCGCCCCAACGCCACTTCCCAATGAGGTCCGCCGCTCTGCAAAACATATATCCATCAAAATCTGTCTCAGATATTTACATTAAAATCTGTTTATTTTGGAGAGGACATACTAGGATAACAGAATCCCTTGCAGCAAGAGCAAGAATGTCTGCACATGAGACTGTGTGAGGGCAGACATGCTCCAACTTAGCTTTCATCTCATCAATCACTTGGAATCCCCTCAGTGAGTTCTTGTTTGGTCCCGAGTTCTTCTCACTCGCGCCACCATCCAGCAACACCGATGCATCGCACCCCTAATACAAATCTACGTTATGCATGTATATATTCTCACAAAActtgttgctaataattaatGTACCTGCACAAAGCAGTCATGGAAGTGGAGCCTGAGCAAGGAAGCTGCAGCTCTTGAATCGTTGGCGATGGCCTTTTCCAGCACTGACATTATGATCCCATTAGCCTGTGGGCATGAGAGGTCATAGAACCCGGGGCTGAGGCCCGTGTTGCCTCCACGCCCCGAGGCTGAGAGGGAAGCCACGGCCACGGCCACGAGGGCCAGGATCAACCGGAGAGATGCCATTTCTTTGCAATTCAAATGTTTTTAGTTGGATTGGATGAAGAATAATTCATGAGATTATATAGAAGGTGATGCATGAATTATCATCAACTGCTCCTAGCTAGCTCCCTTATGTATGTACCAAATCCCCCTTGTGTAGTAACATGGTTATGCTTGCTTGACCATGTCAATTGTCATGTTTTGAATTTGGGGACAGTGTTTCTGGTTTTAGTTTCACCTGCTCAAACTGCACCAGATGATATATATGTCATCCACGTTCTGCAATATTGTTTAATTAGTCACTCAATTTGGAATTTTGCCATATTCTTTGAGTTAACTAAGTCTCAAAAACATTCCAAATATCTATAGCAAAAAATAACTAGCGCGCTATCATTTTCTTTCAATTAATTTGCTCCTTAATCGTTAATTCGTCACTCAATTTGGAATTTTTGCCATATTATTGGAGTTAACTAACTCTCAAAAACATTCCAATGTCTAtagcaaaaaataaaatcgagcactctttcaattttttttttaatatactcCTTTATCGTTAATTAGTCACTCGATTTGGAATTTTGCCACATTGTCTGAGTTAACTAAGTCTAAAAAACATTGCAAATGTCTATAGCAAAACATAGTTATCTCtctatcattttttttcttcttttcaatTTGCTCCTTATCGTTGGTTTAGTCACTCAATTTGGAATTTGAGCAGCACTCTAATCTAGCCAAAAtcatataataaaaagaaattctAATAATAAAATTGTCGAAATAATAGCATTTTCTGACCCAAATATTTGtatagtgtaaaatacactgtaACACATTATTTCCGATTTATACAAATTAGTGAAATCGTGTAATAGTCGCGAAAAGTGTGCAACAATGTATTttgcactgttacacacttatattattattaaacacTTTTACATGATTTGGTGGTGGACCTGGTGGTGGTGGTATCagtaaatttacaaccaaaaaattattattttcaatattttatatttataaataaattttcctTTTACTATATGAAATGAGTTAAAGCATTACTTAGCATATTAACTCTTCGGAATTTTGCCATATTGTTTGAGTTCACTAAGTTTCAAAACATTTTCTCAAGGGTTGTTTGTATTtgtatttctctctctccctctctctctctctctcttttctcattAG
The genomic region above belongs to Salvia miltiorrhiza cultivar Shanhuang (shh) chromosome 5, IMPLAD_Smil_shh, whole genome shotgun sequence and contains:
- the LOC130986597 gene encoding peroxidase 9-like codes for the protein MASLRLILALVAVAVASLSASGRGGNTGLSPGFYDLSCPQANGIIMSVLEKAIANDSRAAASLLRLHFHDCFVQGCDASVLLDGGASEKNSGPNKNSLRGFQVIDEMKAKLEHVCPHTVSCADILALAARDSVILSGGPHWEVALGRRDSRTANLTKANSDIPAPNSTVQALVAKFKRQGLHEQDLVALSGGHTIGVARCATFKQRLYNKADVTLERSYYNGLKTVCPKVGGDSNVSPLDFSSPRRFDNTYFKLLLEGRGLLTSDEVLLTGNVRKTVDLVKSYAENEALFFHHFAKSMVKMGRISPLLGAHGEIRNNCRKINS